Part of the Salvelinus sp. IW2-2015 unplaced genomic scaffold, ASM291031v2 Un_scaffold16518, whole genome shotgun sequence genome, acaacaaaaaaaaaactcattttgatgtaaaatggcgccggagaagaagagagaggtttacgtgtccccaaccaattgtgttttttgttcgtttatttgcgttgtatgtaacttatttttgtacttattttgtacataatgttgccgctaccgtctcttatgaccgaaaataacttctggacatcaggactgcgattactcaccatggactgGCAGAATCCATGTTTTCCTgcaacgagtctgacgagcccaatGCGAATTATATATTCCTTTCTCGGGAataggcccagatccccgtgatctgcgtgaagaagAAGCGGAGAAAATGGGGCcgtgttttaagcagaccaccagagtgccggtgcccaagaacactaaggtaacctgcctaaatgactaccgacccgtagcactcacgtctgtagccatgaagtgctttgaaaggcgggtcatggatcacatcaacaccatcatcccagaaaccctagacccactccaatttgcataccgccctaacagatccacagatgatgcaatcgctattgcactccacactgccctttcacacctggacaaaaggaacacctatgtgagaatgctattcattgactacagctcagcattcaacaccataggtctcatcaataagctaaggactaaacacctccctctgcaactgaatcctggacttcctgacgggccgcccccagatggtaagggtaggtaacaacacaagtttgccgacgacacaacagtggtaggcctgatcaccgacaatgacgagacagcctatagggagcaggtcagagacctggcagtgtggtgccaggactacaacctctccctcaacgtgatcaagacaaaggagatgattgtggaatacaggaaaaagaggaccaagcacacccccattctcatcgatggggctgcagtgRagcaggttgagagcttcaagttccttggtgtccacatcaccaacaaactaacatggtccaagcacaccaagacagttgtgaagagggcacgacaaaacctattccccctcaggagactaaaaagatttggcatgggtcctcagatcctcaaaaggttctacagctgcaccattgagagcatcctgactggttgcatcactgcctggtacggcaactgctcggcctccgaccggcccagtacatcactggggccaagctgcctgccatccaggacctctacaccaggtggtgtcagaagaaggctctaaaaattgtcaacgacaccagccactccagtcatagactgttctctctgctaccgcacagcaagtggtaccggagcgccaagtctaggtccaagaggcttcttaacagtttgtacctccaagccataacactgctgaacacctaatcaaatggctgcccagactatttgcactcttttacaacactgctactctgtctgttgttatcatctatgcatagtcactttaataactctacctacatgtacatattacctcagctaacattgactctgtaccggtacccccttgtatatagtctcgctattgttattttactgctgctcttgaattccTTGTTACATTTAGTTCTTATTCTAATCTgtattttaaactgcattgttggttaggagctTGTAAGTAGGTAAACCTGATCACCTCTATKTGAAGGAGATGTGTCGYGCTGCATGAgtaaaatggtggtcacaccagatactgagtggttttctgatccacaccactACCTtttgtttaaggtatctgtgaccagatgtttatctgtgttcccagtcatgtgaaatccatagattagggcctaatgaagttatttcaatggactgatttcctcatgtgaactgtagctcagtaaaatctttgaaattgttgcctgttgctttatatttttgttcaatgttgtCTCCTACTCATCactttaatgtgtgaaagttaaatatttcaacaacaaaaaaattgaatttgccgctcttccttttcagtggaatgtgggaggagttccgctagcggaactcctggCCCAGACAGGATAATAGATGTCATGTGCACAGTCTACCACACCACTAGGAGGTGACACTCATGTTGatacagtcaatcaatcaatcaatcaaatttatttatacagcccttcttacatcagttaATGTCacaaagttctgtacagaaacccagattaaaaaccccaaaacagcaagcaatgcaggtgtagaagcaattgATCTGTTCACATCAGATGGGTAAAAAGTCTGTGTAAGTCTATGGCGAAGTGCATTTTAGCAAAGATGGTCTATTGTGTTGAAAAGATATTTGAGTGACTGCTCTAACAATAGAAATATGTCTTCAAAGATGAGAAGCAGacggaggcgagatcaggtgggaccattctagccaatgaacgGGCAGATATGCATGTGAACAACAGACCATAGAGATATAGAGGACTCATTTTTGTATCTGTGCCTTTATAGCGTCTgtgccattttaaagtagtccattttcttctgcttcactggctgattgctcccaactcatacgaatccccacccagttgactactttaaaatggtggaagccctcaatggcagtgtccattctaaaatgggttatatccatgatgagttcTCTATCTCATTGAAGTTCTGGTACAACTCTGATAAAAAGTTGTTTTTGAGTAGATTGTCGAAATGACACgtgcatccacttatatcagtgcattcgtaacaacctaaccattacaaaacttctattcgatcaaataagcctcgcgtagcaaattagcaataaCATTTTTGGTTGACTAATTTTCACATTTTCTCATTGACCTCCTCACTTCGTGGGCttattttcatggacagattTAGTGTGGATTAAAACCTCTCGCCTCACCTCTTGCAGTTAACCAGTCAACCAAGCAATAGGATAGGTTTCAACAATATGCAGCGGTTAGAATTGTTAACATCACTGATGGTAAACTGTCAGGGATACAAAAGAGATGTGTTTGGCTATTATAATACATCTTTAGTGGTTAGAGAGGAACATTGTTAGCATACATCATGTCTTACTGAGAAGATCAAATCTCACAATATATGTTGGTAAATGATCATGGCCAACATGTTTTGGTGAGGTTAGAGTCTGTTTAACCTTTCTTAttctccagctcctccacctccctctcaatGACACTCAGTCTGGCTTCGAAGGCTGCGGTTATAGAAAGATACATTAGGACACTGAAACttagtgaaacatgtttttaggatAACAGTTCATTGCATCAATTTCTTTGTATTACCTGTGTTCTCCCTCTCACTGGCTGTTACTCTGGCCTCCAGGGCTGACACCACATGAAAGGAAACCATTAATAGACAAATATAACAGTTTTTTTCCTAATAAAAGGGAAAACAATATTCACTTTTCTTTGGTTATCTGTTAATTACCTGCTTTTGCTCTCTTCAggtcctccacctccctctcactGGCACTCAGTCTGGCCTTTAAGGCTGTAGATACAAAAAATACACTTAGTAAACTTTAAAGACATAATCTgtaatacaggtagcctagtggttagagtgttgagccagttactgaaaggttgctagatcgaatccccgagctgacaaggtacaaatctgtcgttctgctcctgaacaaggcagttaaccctctgtttctaggccgtcattgtcaataagaatgtgttcttaactgacttgccaagttaaataaaggtgaaatatatatatatttaaaaaatacattttttgggccAAACGGCAGCCCACTTTCTTGCTATAAAGCTGATCATTGCAAGTCTATTATTGATAGCCTATTTGTTTTATACAATGCAGTGTTCCACATTATTTGAACAGTCTCTTTCCTTGGGTGGCCCAGCACAATATATTTCCTAACTCAATGGAAAGCAAATTCCATTTCTATACTGATTTGTgaatttcatattttcatattgcACAGCATGCTGCCAAATTCAGTGCTGGTGCTATGGGGGAAATTTAGGCTAGAGCCCTAATAAGCATCAATAAATTGTCAATTAACAATTGTATAGTATTGTACAGTAAATCTACCTTCATTTAATACCTGCATTCTCGTTCTTCAGTTCCTTGATCCTGCTCCTCTGCTGCAGTTCAGTATTTGTGACTCTGGGCTCCAACTTTTGTTGCACCACCGTGTTGCTCAGCTCCTTCAGCTCAGCCTTGACGCTTCCACTTTCTCCCTGAGCCCATGCTCCAGACACACAGAACAGCAACACCAGCAGAGCTGCAGCACCCCTCATTTTCAAACAACACTTCTTCACAAATAATGCAGTATATGTCGActgatgtaaaatgtaaaaaactaagTAAAGGATTCTGATCAAGTGAGCTGACAGAGCCGCATGTCTTTAGAGTCTGACGCTGTAAAAGGATGACAGAACTGAACTTTCCaagaaacacattgaaaagaaaTGAACCAATCATTAGTGGGACACCACACCCATATCAAAGctgttacaaacacacacacacacacacacataacctttCACATGGGCACTTACCACGCTCATATGCCATCTGACATTTTCGTTGTGTAACTGGTATATCACGTGTCAGCTGTTGAATTATGGATAGAAAGTCAAATACATATTGTGCCACAGAATATGATGGAGACTAACTGTTTTAACCATTCTTTTACAGTCGGTCatatttccagtcattccaattaatttaGTACCCCTTGattttcaagaataggacttggaaatatggataagctaaattgttttacctgagcgtAACCCataaactaaggacttattagcctacTCTGTTTATTTTGTTGTCACGGGGGACTGATTGCGCTCTTTAAAAWWWWWWWttgaaatactgtagaatttaaTTCATTCCTATGGACGACAGCTCCTTTTGGGGAGTACCAAAATGGCGgtcggtggcttcaaagcctctaaTTGGCCAaaacatagcatcagcaatccaatGTCAACTTCCACTGCTAtgcatggtgaagcccaaaaatgTCCTTCCCTGGGAGCCTGTGtgtcagacataaggaagtggattgcggcaaatgttttacttttaaaatcggacaaaacaaagatgttagttctaggtcccaagacacaaagagatctgctgtcgTATCTGACAATGAATCTCGATTGTTGTACAgtacaaataaaactgaaggataTTTAAAGAGAAGCTTTTATCTATCTTCATAACATTGCAAATATCTGAAAGGTTTTGTCCCAAAACTATGCAGGAAAGCTAATCCATGTTTTTGTCACTTCAAGAttggactactgcaatgctctactctccggctacccggataaggcactaaataaacttcagctagtgctaaatacagctACTAGAATCTTGACAACAACCCCAATTGTCATATTactcctatgattgagtgtagtctgtccCAGGGGTGCGAAGATGAAcgacaaggcactggagtgacaaaccacccttgctgtctctgcttgcTATAAAGCTGAGTATTGCAAGTCTATTATTGATAGCCTATTTGTTTTATACAATGCAGTGTTGCACCTTATTCTGACACTGTAAAAGGCTGTGACAGAACTGAACCTTCCATTCAGTtgaagtatttatgtatttatctatAATATGTTTCCTTGGAAGTGACTGGAACTcacattgaaaataaataaaacagtcgTTAGTGGGCCACCAGTCTCATATGTTATCTGTTAGTTATGTTGTATTAtgcatctctcacacacacacacacacacacacacacacacacacacacacacacacacacacacacacacacacacacacacacacacacacacacacacacacacacatatatacaaaaacacacaaaataaaaaaaaaacacacacacacacacacacacacacacacacacacacacacacacacacacgcctacgCCCATATGTCAGCTGTCATTTTTGTTGTGTAATTGGTATATTATGGGTCAGCTGTTGTATTATGGGTAGAAAGTCAAATGCGTATTGTTCAATTTCAGTTGATGTAGATTTtatgttgaataataataaacTACATATATCAATCTAACTCCATTACTATGTGAATACTATAGGCCCATACATGTATCCAGTGGGTATAGCCAAGGTAGCGAGCCTTGCATCACCAGTGGTAAAACTATACATTTCATGTGTAGGTAAAATCCCTCGGGAAGCCATACCAGAAAAACAAGCCATATTaccacctacagtgcattcagaaagtattcagacccattccctttttacacattttgttatttaatgtaatacatttttttaacctttatttaactgggcaagtcagttaagaacaaattcYCATTTACATTTTTTTTWatttcacctttatttaaccaggtaggcaagttgagaacaagttctcatttacaactgcgacttggccaagattaagcaaagcagttcaacacatacaacaacacagagttacacatggagtaaaacaaacatacagtcaataatacagtagaaaaataagtatatacaatgtgaacaaatgaggtgagataagggaggaaaaggccaaaaaaagKccatggtggcgaagtaaatacaatatagcaagaaaaaaacactggaatggtaggttTGCAGTTGAAGAATGTGAacagtagagatagaaataatggggtgcaaaggagcaaaataaataaataaataaataaatacagtagggggagagggagttgtttgggctaaattatagatgggctatgtacaggtgcagtaatatgtgagctgctctgacagctggtgcttaaagctagtgagggatataagtgtttccagtttcagagatttttgtagttcattccagtcattagcagcagagaactggaaggagaggcggccaaaggaggaattggctttgtgggtgaccagtgagatatacctgctggagctcgtgctatgggtgggtgctgctatggtgaccagtgagcggagataaggcggggctttacctagcagggtcttgtagatgacctggagccagtgggtttggcgacgagtatgaagcgagggccagccaacgagagcgtacaggtcgcagtggtgggtagtatatggggctttggtgacaaaacggatggcactgtgatagactgcatccaatttattgagtagggtattggaggctattttgtaaatgatccctttgttgcgaaataggaagccaattctagatttaactttggattggagatgtttgatgtgagtctggaaggagagtttacagtctaaccagacacctaggtatttgtagttgtccagagtagtgatgttggacaggcgggctggtgcaggcagcgatcggttgaagagcatgcatttagttttgcttgtatttaagagcaattggaggccacagaGAGGAgattgtatgcattgaagctcgtctggagggttgttaacacagtgtccaaagaaggccagaagtatatagaatggtgtcgtctgcgtagaggtggatcagagaatcaccagcagccagagcgacatcattgatgtatacagagaagagagtcggtccaagaattaaccctgtggcacccccatagagactgccagaggcccggacaacaggccctccgatttgacacactaactctatcagagaagtagttggtgaaccaggcgaggcaatcatttgagaaaccaaggctatcgagtctgccgagaggatgtggtgattgacagagtcgaaagcttgaccaggtcaatgaatacggctcacagtattgtttcttatcaatggcggttaggatatcgtttatgaccttgagcgtggctgaggtgcacccatgaccagctctgaaaccagattgcatagcggagaaggtatggtgggattcgaaatggtcggtaatctgtttgttgacttggctttcgaagaccttagaaaggcagggtaggatagatataggtctgtagctgtttgggtcaagtgtgtccccccctttgaagagggggatgactgcagctgctttccaatctttgggaatctcagacgacaagaaagagaggttgaacaggctagtaataggggttgcaacaatttcggcagataattttagaaagaaaggttccagattgtctagcccggctgatttgtaggggtccatattttccagctctttcagaacatcagctgactggatttgggagaaggagaaatggggaaggcttgggcgagttgctgtggggggtgcagtgctgttgaccggggtaggggtagccaggtggaaagcatggccagccatagaaaaatgcttattcaaattctcaattatagtggatttatcggtggtggcaGTGTTTCCtctcctcagtgcagtgggcagctgggaggaggtgttcttattctccatggactttacagtgtcccagaactttttttctgcttgaaaaagctagccttggcttttctaactgcctgtgtatattggtttctagcttccctgaaaagttgcatatcacgggggctgtccgatgctaatgcagaacgccataggatgtttttgtgttggttaagggcagtcaggtcaggagagaaccaaaggctatatctgttcctggttctaaatttcttgaatggggcatgcttatttaagatggtgaggaaggcatttaaaaaaaataaccaggcatcctctactgacgggatgagatcaaaatccttccaggataccccggccaggtcgattagaaaggcctgctcgctgaagtgtttcagggagcgtttgacagtgatgagtggaggtcgtgaTCAgtggcagtgatcgctgagatcttggttgaaaacagcagaggtgtatttggagggcaaggtggttaggatgatatctatgagggtgcccgtgtttacggctttggggtggtacctggtaggttcattgataatttgtgtgagattgagggcatcaagcttagattgtaggatggctggggtgttaagcatgttccagtttaggttgcctagcagcacgagctctgaagatagatggggggcaatcagttcacatatggggTCCAGCGCACAGCTGggagcagagggtggtctatagcaggcRgcaacggtgagagacttgtttttagagaggtggatttttaaaagtagaagttcaaattgcttgggtacagatctggatagtaggacagaactctgcaggctatctttgcagtagattgcaacaccgccccctttggccgttctatcttgtctgaaaatgttgtagttaggaatggagatttcagaatttttggtggtcttcctaagccaggattcagacacggctaaaacatccgggttggcagtgtgtactaaagcagtgaataaaacaaacttagggaggaggcttctaatgttaacatgcatgaaaccaaggctattacggttacagaagtcatcaaaagagaacgcctggggaataggagtggagctaggcactgcagggcctggattcacctctacatcaccagaggaacagaggaggagtgggataaggatacggctaaaagctataagAATTGGTCGTGtagaacgtccggaacagagagtaaaaggaggtttctgggggcgataaaatagcttcaaggtataatgtacagacaaaggtatggtaggatgtggatacagtggaggtaaacctaggtattgagtgatgatgagagagatattgtctctagaaacatcattgaaatcAGGTGATGTCAtggcatgtgtgggtggtggaactgaaaggttggataaggtataatgagcagggctagaggctctataGTAAAATAAGCCagtaaacactaaccagaacagcaatggacaaggcatattgacattaaggagaggcatgcttagtcgagtgatcataagggtccagtgagtagtgaggttggttggggtaacggcgattcagacagctagctgagccatcggtagcaagctagcataggatggaagtCTGTTTtaagccacctcgtgcgtttctgacggtagattagtggggttccgtatGGTAGAGGGGatcagtccaattggcaaaatagatatagttatagtgacccaagaaaaattgtccgatagatagacctattcagatagcagccgataagacagctaacgattagcgggccgcagatgggcgttcaggaaacgtcgcgacggaggggccagttggataactccctcagGCAGATAACTTCGGTAGTctagtcgtgaaggcccggtggggctccgcatcggcagtaaaacgggtccggacaggtgattgtagcccaggagtggctgatggaactcttcagctggctagctccggaataattgatgttttctccgggatcgacgtaagccaatagtcacacggatagcagctagctagctgcgagatccaggtgtaaatgtccagagcttgcggttgaaatccggggatatggagagaaaaataggtccggtatgttctggtctgagtaaCGTTGTACCAAACTGGcaatagcttttcgagctaaaggatagctgatgaccacaaaccgtggttatctgaatactaacgttagctagtaaactggctagcttctggttagcttctggttagcttttggctagcttctggctagcttctattgtggatttcagatttgaggtaaataatactttttattttatttggtgaggcgggttgcaggagagtgttttgaagttgagtttttggaaaataaaatatataaaagatttgcgaagaaagatgtaaatatatatatacacgggacacgacaagacgaggacaaaggacatctgactgctatgccatcttgggatgggccacaatgacggcctaccctggccaagccctaacccggacgacgctgggccaattgtgtgccgccctataggactcccaatcacaaccttttgtgatacagcctggaattgaaccagggtctgtaagtGACACCACTAGCActgagaccgctgcgccactctggagccgtacgttacagccttattctgaaataagGCCCTAGGTCTgaatcccgccctgtgcaattgggtcctggacttcctgtcgggccacccgcaggtggtgaaggtaagaaacaacacctccacttcactgatcctcaacactggggccccacaagggtgcatgctcagccccctcctatactccctgttcacccatgactgtgagGCCAAGCACGCCTACAaatcaatcattaagtttgcacatgacacaacagtagtaggcttcattaccaacaacgacgagacagccaacagggaggaggtgagggctctgagaGTGcgctgccaggaaaataacctctcactcaacgtcaacaaaacaaaggagatgatcgtggacttcaggaaacagcagaaggagcacccaccctatccacatcgatgggacagtagtggagaaggtggaaagttttaagttccttggcttacacatcactgacaaactgaaatggaccacccacacagacagtgtggcgaagaaggtcgcaacagagcctcttcaatctcaggagtctgaagaaatttggcttgtcacctaaaaccctcacaaacttttacagatgcacaatcgagagcattctgtcgggctgtatcaccacctggta contains:
- the LOC139027478 gene encoding fibrinogen- and Ig-binding protein-like; the protein is MRGAAALLVLLFCVSGAWAQGESGSVKAELKELSNTVVQQKLEPRVTNTELQQRSRIKELKNENAALKARLSASEREVEDLKRAKAALEARVTASERENTAFEARLSVIEREVEELENKKG